A window of the Streptomyces griseochromogenes genome harbors these coding sequences:
- a CDS encoding bifunctional [glutamine synthetase] adenylyltransferase/[glutamine synthetase]-adenylyl-L-tyrosine phosphorylase, with translation MTPGRRSSTFTRLLRHGFTAPSAAERLLDSAELSPLRDDPVLLEALGATADPDLALHGLARLLEAQPDPTAHRELLDTLTAAKPLRDRLLGVLGASAALADHLARHPSDWQVLVTYEPRDLHPGVEEFERGLEAATDPISLRVAYRRCLLSIAARDVCGTTDLAETAAELADLATATLRAALALAGAAAPEDAAACRLAVIAMGKCGGHELNYVSDVDVIFVAEAAEGADEGKALKSATRLASHMMRICSETTIEGSIWPVDANLRPEGRNGPLVRTLSSHLAYYQRWAKTWEFQALLKARPVAGDATLGQAYVDALEPLVWKAAERENFVADVQKMRRRVVENIPAAEVDRELKLGPGGLRDVEFAVQLLQLVHGRTDLTLRSGTTLDALQALAAGGYVGREDTARLDEAYRFLRSMEHRIQLYRLRRTHLVPEAEPDLRRLGRSLGLRTDPVTELHREWKRHTGVVRRLHEKLFYRPLLDAVAQLAPGEARLSAAAARERLVALGYADPAAALRHLEALASGVTRKAAIQRTLLPVLLGWFADSADPDAGLLNFRKVSDALGKTPWYLRLLRDEGAAAENLARVLSAGRLAPDLLMRAPEAVALLGDGDGGSGGLGPRDRAQLEQEILAAVGRAENAEQGVPAARGVRRRELFRTAAGDIVSSYGTETSPAEADQGALVDRVGAAVSDLTAATLAGTLRAVVRDGWGDTLPTRFAIIGMGRFGGHELSYGSDADVLFVHEPQDGVDEQEAAAAANKVVAEMRRLLQLPSADPPLLIDAGLRPEGKSGPLVRTLKSYEAYYRRWSLVWESQALLRAEPVAGDEDLARRFTELIDPLRYPEHGLDDEAVREIRRLKARMESERLPRGADPRLHTKLGPGGLSDVEWTVQLLQLRHGWREPGLRTTRTRAALAAAREAGLLSATDTAVLDEAWVLASRVRNAVMLVRGRAGDTFPTEPRELAAVGRYLGYGAGHAGDMLDAYRRTTRRARTVVQELFYAAGT, from the coding sequence ATGACGCCGGGGCGCAGGAGCAGTACCTTCACGCGACTGCTGCGGCACGGCTTCACCGCCCCCTCCGCGGCCGAGCGCCTCCTGGACAGCGCCGAGCTGTCCCCGCTGCGCGACGACCCGGTCCTCCTGGAGGCCCTGGGCGCCACCGCCGACCCCGACCTGGCCCTGCACGGCCTGGCCCGCCTCCTGGAGGCCCAGCCCGACCCCACCGCCCACCGCGAACTGCTGGACACCCTGACGGCCGCCAAGCCCCTGCGCGACCGCCTCCTCGGTGTCCTCGGCGCCTCCGCCGCCCTCGCCGACCACCTCGCCCGCCACCCCAGCGACTGGCAGGTCCTGGTCACCTATGAGCCCCGTGACCTCCACCCCGGCGTGGAGGAGTTCGAGCGCGGACTGGAAGCGGCCACCGACCCCATCTCCCTCCGCGTGGCCTACCGCCGCTGCCTGCTGTCGATAGCGGCACGCGACGTGTGCGGCACCACGGACCTCGCCGAGACCGCCGCCGAACTGGCCGACCTCGCCACCGCCACCCTGCGCGCCGCCCTGGCCCTGGCAGGCGCCGCCGCCCCCGAGGACGCCGCCGCCTGCCGCCTCGCGGTGATCGCGATGGGCAAGTGCGGCGGACACGAGCTGAACTACGTCTCCGACGTGGACGTGATCTTCGTGGCGGAGGCGGCCGAGGGCGCCGACGAGGGCAAAGCGCTCAAATCCGCCACCAGACTGGCCTCGCACATGATGCGGATCTGCTCCGAGACGACCATCGAGGGCTCGATCTGGCCGGTGGACGCCAACCTCCGCCCCGAGGGCCGCAACGGCCCCCTCGTCCGCACCCTCAGCAGCCATCTCGCCTACTACCAACGCTGGGCCAAGACCTGGGAGTTCCAGGCGCTGCTCAAGGCCCGCCCGGTGGCCGGGGACGCCACCTTGGGGCAGGCCTACGTCGACGCGCTGGAACCCCTCGTCTGGAAGGCGGCCGAGCGCGAGAACTTCGTCGCCGACGTACAGAAAATGCGCCGCAGGGTCGTGGAGAACATCCCCGCGGCCGAGGTGGACCGCGAACTCAAACTGGGCCCGGGCGGCCTCAGGGACGTCGAGTTCGCGGTCCAGCTGCTCCAGTTGGTGCACGGCCGCACCGACCTGACCCTGCGCAGCGGCACCACCCTCGACGCCCTCCAGGCCCTCGCCGCCGGCGGCTATGTGGGCCGCGAGGACACCGCCCGCCTCGACGAGGCCTACCGCTTCCTGCGCTCGATGGAGCACCGCATCCAGCTCTACCGCCTGCGCCGCACCCACCTCGTCCCCGAAGCCGAACCGGACCTGCGCCGTCTCGGCCGCTCCCTGGGCCTGCGCACCGACCCGGTGACCGAGCTGCACCGCGAGTGGAAGCGGCACACCGGCGTCGTACGACGGCTGCACGAGAAGCTCTTCTACCGCCCGCTGCTCGACGCGGTCGCCCAGCTCGCCCCCGGCGAGGCGAGGCTGAGCGCCGCGGCGGCCCGCGAACGCCTGGTCGCCCTCGGCTACGCCGACCCGGCCGCCGCCCTGCGCCACCTGGAGGCCCTCGCCTCCGGCGTGACCCGCAAGGCCGCCATCCAGCGCACCCTGCTGCCCGTCCTCCTCGGCTGGTTCGCCGACTCCGCCGACCCGGACGCCGGCCTGCTGAACTTCCGCAAGGTCTCCGACGCGCTCGGCAAGACCCCCTGGTACCTCAGGCTCCTCAGGGACGAGGGCGCGGCGGCCGAGAACCTGGCCCGGGTCCTGTCGGCGGGCCGGCTCGCCCCGGACCTGCTGATGCGCGCCCCTGAAGCGGTGGCCCTGCTCGGCGACGGCGACGGCGGCAGCGGCGGTCTCGGGCCGCGCGACCGCGCCCAGCTGGAGCAGGAGATCCTGGCCGCGGTGGGCCGCGCCGAGAACGCCGAGCAGGGCGTCCCCGCGGCCCGCGGCGTCCGTCGCCGCGAGCTGTTCCGGACGGCCGCCGGGGACATCGTCTCCTCGTACGGCACCGAGACCAGCCCGGCCGAGGCCGACCAGGGCGCCCTCGTGGACCGGGTCGGCGCCGCCGTCTCCGACCTGACCGCGGCCACCCTCGCGGGCACCCTGCGCGCGGTGGTCCGCGACGGCTGGGGCGACACCCTGCCCACCCGGTTCGCGATCATCGGGATGGGCCGCTTCGGCGGCCACGAACTCAGCTACGGCTCCGATGCCGACGTGCTCTTCGTGCACGAGCCCCAGGACGGCGTGGACGAGCAGGAGGCGGCGGCCGCCGCCAACAAGGTCGTCGCCGAGATGCGCCGCCTGCTGCAGCTGCCCAGCGCCGACCCGCCGCTGCTCATCGACGCCGGCCTGCGCCCCGAGGGCAAGTCCGGGCCGCTGGTGCGCACCCTGAAGTCGTACGAGGCCTACTACCGCCGCTGGTCACTCGTCTGGGAGTCGCAGGCGCTGCTGCGGGCCGAGCCGGTCGCCGGGGACGAGGACCTGGCCCGCCGCTTCACCGAGCTGATCGACCCACTGCGCTACCCGGAGCACGGCCTGGACGACGAGGCGGTCCGGGAGATCCGCCGGCTGAAGGCCCGGATGGAGTCCGAGCGCCTGCCGCGCGGCGCCGACCCGAGGCTGCACACCAAGCTCGGCCCCGGCGGTCTCTCCGACGTCGAGTGGACCGTCCAGCTGCTCCAGCTGCGCCACGGCTGGCGCGAGCCCGGCCTGCGCACCACCCGCACCCGCGCGGCCCTGGCCGCCGCCCGTGAGGCCGGGCTGCTGTCCGCCACGGACACCGCCGTGCTGGACGAGGCCTGGGTGCTGGCGAGCAGGGTGCGCAACGCGGTCATGCTGGTCCGCGGCCGGGCGGGTGACACCTTCCCCACCGAGCCCCGCGAGCTGGCCGCCGTCGGCCGCTACCTGGGTTACGGCGCCGGGCACGCCGGAGACATGCTGGACGCCTACCGCCGTACGACCCGCAGGGCGCGCACGGTCGTGCAGGAGCTGTTCTACGCGGCCGGGACCTGA
- a CDS encoding pyridoxamine 5'-phosphate oxidase family protein, translating to MPGPVGELDVRHGGEGTSAHPWSDAGAQSEGAELFWISTVRPDGRPHVTPTPAVWRDGALRFGTGPVGREARWKKSGSPDRRVGGG from the coding sequence ATGCCGGGCCCCGTGGGCGAGCTCGACGTCCGCCACGGCGGCGAAGGGACCTCGGCGCATCCCTGGTCCGACGCCGGGGCGCAGTCGGAGGGGGCTGAGCTGTTCTGGATCTCGACGGTACGGCCCGACGGGCGGCCGCACGTCACCCCGACGCCCGCGGTGTGGCGGGACGGTGCCCTGCGCTTCGGCACCGGGCCCGTCGGGCGCGAGGCCCGCTGGAAGAAAAGCGGGTCACCGGATCGCCGTGTCGGGGGCGGGTGA